From Clavelina lepadiformis chromosome 9, kaClaLepa1.1, whole genome shotgun sequence, the proteins below share one genomic window:
- the LOC143470775 gene encoding carboxypeptidase B-like — translation MKTRTTHLDIVIILVLTNFFLPTSMSQKKIRRKDYSGYQVHRVNVNSSDHQTLLQTLFQLLEADVWKEPTQFLSHFDVMIPGKSLTMFKDALRDLNLSYSLRIRDVQVLIDDEHITHGKRHPRRTRRFRFNQYNDYSTIIRFMKYFRRANSDIVSVVQVGITYEGRKIFALKISEKSDRVKPVIWQDALIHAREWVTGSTMLWVANRMVQGYRKGETDSVQLIRNFDWLLVPVWNVDGYLYTWKEDRLWRKSRSESGSMGCRGVDLNRNFLTPNRGGGTSSNYICSGVYQGTTAFSEPETETVSQYLKTLNLAAFISVHSFSQLWMFPFGYTKTHSPDYSDLDFLSDHAVRAIYDLHGVTYQQGPVVDMIYKVSGGSVDWAHEKLCVKYAFAVELRDRGEYGFLLPKEDLIPTAEEYFAALKTVGRHLMTTNSTRSSLCNDAIG, via the exons ATGAAAACTAGAACTACCCATCTCGATATTGTGATAATTTTGGTCCTGACTAATTTCTTTTTGCCCACATCTATGTCTCAAAAGAAGATCAGAAGGAAAGACTATTCTGG TTACCAAGTTCATCGAGTGAACGTGAATTCATCGGACCACCAGACATTACTGCAAACGTTATTCCAGCTCTTGGAG GCGGATGTGTGGAAGGAACCGACACAATTTTTATCTCATTTTGATGTCATGATACCTGGGAAGAGCCTCACCATGTTCAAAGACGCACTGCGTGATTTAAACTTGTCTTATTCGCTACGAATTCGTGACGTACAAGTTTTAATTGATGACGAACACATCACCCATGGGAAACGTCATCCACGCCGCACCAGACGGTTTCGGTTCAATCAGTACAACGATTATTCCACG ATAATTCGTTTTATGAAGTACTTTAGGAGGGCAAATTCTGATATTGTTTCGGTTGTACAAGTCGGCATTACATACGAGggaagaaaaatatttgcactgaaG ATTAGCGAAAAGAGTGACAGAGTGAAGCCTGTCATCTGGCAAGATGCACTTATCCACGCGAGGGAATGGGTGACTGGTTCAACCATGCTTTGGGTTGCCAATCGAATGGTCCAAGGCTACAGAAAGGGTGAAACTGACAGTGTGCAATTGATAAGAAATTTCGATTGGCTGCTGGTGCCAGTTTGGAATGTGGATGGATACTTATACACATGGAAAGAA GATCGTTTGTGGAGAAAATCAAGAAGCGAGTCGGGTTCGATGGGCTGCAGAGGAGTTGATTTGAACAGAAACTTCCTAACTCCAAACCGTGGAG GAGGAACGTCCAGTAATTACATCTGCTCTGGAGTTTACCAAGGCACGACTGCCTTTTCCGAACCAGAAACAGAAACCGTTTCTCAATATTTAAAGACACTCAACCTGGCTGCCTTTATCTCGGTTCATTCTTTCTCTCAGTTATGGATGTTTCCGTTCGGCTACACTAAAACACACAGCCCAGACTACTCGGACTTG GATTTCCTCTCAGACCACGCGGTCCGGGCAATTTATGATCTTCATGGAGTCACTTACCAGCAAGGACCAGTTGTGGATATGATCT ACAAGGTATCTGGTGGCAGTGTGGATTGGGCACATGAGAAATTATGCGTCAAATACGCATTTGCAGTTGAACTGAGAGACCGCGGTGAGTATGGCTTCTTACTTCCAAAAGAAGATTTAATTCCAACAGCGGAGGAATATTTTGCTGCACTTAAAACCGTGGGGCGCCATCTGATGACGACAAATTCAACCCGTAGCTCCTTGTGTAACGACGCTATTGGTTAA
- the LOC143470776 gene encoding NADH dehydrogenase [ubiquinone] iron-sulfur protein 6, mitochondrial-like, whose protein sequence is MAGLGRLCSYHQVVRRMSDIVVRESQPTKFTVVKGKFIRTPVETPTATEEVTHTGQFYEDNDWRKARFYQRTKLVNRNWAVKMINEIPPIEVEGRKAVCDGRDGPDGSPALGHPRVYINLDKGEPESCMYCGLRYVQKQHH, encoded by the exons ATGGCTGGGTTAGGCAGGTTATGTTCTTATCATCAAGTTGTTCGAAGAATGTCTGACATTGTTGTACGTGAATCACAACCAACAAAGTTTACAGTTGTCAAAGGAAAATTCATTCGCACACCAGTTGAAACTCCGACAGCTACTGAAGAAGTTACACACACTGGACAG ttttatgAAGATAATGATTGGAGAAAAGCCAGATTTTATCAACGTACAAAATTG GTTAATCGCAATTGGGCCGTTAAAATGATCAATGAAATTCCTCCTATTGAAGTGGAAGGGAGAAAAGCAGTCTGTGATGGAAGAGATGGCCCAGATGGATCACCTGCATTGGGGCATCCCCGCGTCTACATCAACCTG GACAAAGGTGAACCCGAAAGCTGTATGTATTGCGGACTAAGATATGTTCAAAAACAACACCACTGA